In the genome of Myroides phaeus, one region contains:
- a CDS encoding M28 family metallopeptidase, with translation MKLYSFLVGLLLVGCSTMKSSSTELVRADKERISNTLYYLASDELEGRDTDAEGNRKAASFLSEHLAGYGISPFFTSYNDTLSNVNNSWNVVGVIPGNDKVLKDEVVVLGAHFDHIGIQKAIDGDSIANGANDNAAGSAIMLELARNLTKMDNKRTILVAFFTGEEKGLWGSKHLAKRLKSENVNVVSMLNFEMLGLAMKRDYMTYLTGYDESNLAEKLNELAGEPLVGKLEKAEEFKLFKRSDNYPFYLEFKIPSQSFSSFDFENYEYYHHVKDEAQFMDLDFMTSFTNKLIPVVSKLVNLPTGDIRLK, from the coding sequence ATGAAATTATATAGTTTTCTGGTTGGACTATTGTTAGTAGGATGTTCTACTATGAAGTCATCGTCAACAGAATTAGTAAGAGCAGATAAAGAGCGTATTTCAAATACTTTATATTATTTAGCATCAGATGAGTTAGAGGGACGTGATACTGATGCAGAAGGAAATAGAAAAGCTGCAAGTTTTTTAAGTGAACACTTAGCAGGTTATGGTATCTCTCCTTTCTTTACCTCATATAATGATACTTTAAGTAATGTAAATAATAGTTGGAATGTTGTAGGTGTTATTCCAGGAAATGATAAAGTTTTGAAGGATGAAGTAGTTGTGTTGGGGGCTCACTTTGATCATATTGGCATTCAAAAAGCGATAGATGGTGATTCAATTGCTAATGGAGCAAATGACAATGCTGCAGGTAGTGCAATTATGCTTGAATTAGCCAGAAACTTAACTAAAATGGATAATAAGAGAACTATATTAGTTGCTTTTTTTACTGGTGAAGAAAAGGGATTATGGGGATCAAAACATTTAGCAAAACGATTAAAAAGTGAAAATGTAAATGTGGTTTCTATGCTTAACTTTGAGATGTTAGGTTTAGCTATGAAGCGTGATTATATGACTTACTTAACAGGTTATGATGAATCAAATCTTGCTGAGAAATTGAATGAGCTTGCAGGTGAACCATTGGTAGGCAAGCTTGAAAAGGCAGAGGAGTTTAAACTATTTAAACGTTCAGATAACTATCCGTTTTATTTAGAATTTAAGATTCCAAGTCAAAGCTTTAGTTCATTTGACTTTGAGAATTATGAATATTATCATCATGTAAAAGATGAGGCTCAATTTATGGACTTAGATTTCATGACTTCATTTACTAATAAATTAATACCTGTAGTTAGTAAACTAGTTAATTTACCTACAGGAGATATAAGATTGAAATAA
- a CDS encoding helix-turn-helix domain-containing protein, giving the protein MSDKLQTLSDYYRFAKTKQHYSFSVEEYQSGKSHFNINKRKYCSFPTPYNRRDFYKICLIIGTGELRYGQHKIFIDKPALFLPCPTTPYEWICHSTEQEGFFCLFNQEFFNEHNSIDVFKKTSLFKEWSKPLVFLNDEELLLINTYFKQIYDSSNSNYPLKFEIIRNLLALILHQALQLSVTDIEISESTNASRLFRQFDELLNNQFPLDSPAYPLQMTAPAHFAQKLNVHINHLNSAIKTATGRTTTQLIKERILGEAKSLLIHTNWNINEIGYTLGFDQPSHFNNFFKKHTEITPLQFRTAQKH; this is encoded by the coding sequence ATGAGTGATAAATTACAAACGCTTTCTGATTACTACCGATTTGCAAAAACAAAACAACACTACTCTTTTAGTGTAGAGGAATACCAATCAGGAAAATCTCATTTCAACATCAACAAACGAAAATATTGCAGTTTCCCAACTCCCTATAACAGACGTGACTTCTACAAAATTTGCTTAATCATAGGAACAGGTGAATTAAGATATGGACAACACAAAATCTTTATTGACAAACCTGCTCTATTTCTACCTTGCCCTACTACTCCTTATGAATGGATTTGCCATAGTACTGAACAAGAAGGCTTTTTTTGTTTGTTTAATCAAGAGTTTTTTAATGAACACAACAGTATTGACGTTTTTAAAAAAACATCTCTTTTCAAAGAATGGAGCAAACCTCTTGTGTTCTTAAATGATGAGGAACTGTTGTTGATAAACACCTATTTCAAACAGATATATGACTCTTCTAATAGCAATTATCCTCTAAAGTTTGAAATCATTAGAAATTTATTAGCACTCATACTTCACCAAGCTTTACAACTTAGTGTTACTGATATTGAAATTTCTGAATCAACAAATGCATCAAGATTGTTTAGACAATTTGATGAGTTACTAAATAATCAATTCCCATTAGACTCGCCTGCTTACCCTTTGCAAATGACTGCTCCAGCTCATTTTGCTCAAAAGTTAAATGTGCATATCAACCATTTAAACTCAGCTATAAAAACGGCAACCGGAAGAACAACAACTCAATTAATTAAAGAGAGAATATTAGGTGAAGCGAAGAGTCTTTTGATACACACAAACTGGAATATCAATGAAATTGGTTATACACTTGGTTTTGATCAACCCTCACACTTTAATAACTTTTTTAAAAAACATACAGAAATCACTCCCTTGCAGTTTCGAACAGCACAGAAACACTAA
- a CDS encoding SprT-like domain-containing protein — protein sequence MIEKLRPYIPEQALGGVFELIKHYEVHLKIVNERVTRHGDYTRNTDGKHLITVNSNLNPYRFLMTLIHEIAHLVAFQKYGGRIKPHGVEWKKTFQLLMLPFLRPEVFPNALLPLLANHFRNPSASSDTDDRLSIAMRRYNVQDKSDNTCFIYEIPLGSHFRTHNGKIFKRGPLRVKRFECLEVSTGRIYTFKANAEVEILTHYVVNR from the coding sequence TTGATAGAAAAGTTAAGACCTTACATACCAGAACAAGCATTAGGAGGGGTATTTGAGTTGATTAAACATTATGAGGTACATCTTAAGATAGTAAATGAACGTGTTACAAGACACGGTGATTATACTAGAAATACTGATGGAAAGCATTTAATTACTGTAAATTCAAATCTTAATCCTTATCGGTTTTTAATGACCTTAATTCATGAAATAGCGCATTTAGTAGCTTTTCAGAAATATGGTGGTCGTATAAAGCCACATGGTGTTGAATGGAAAAAGACTTTTCAACTATTAATGTTACCTTTTTTAAGACCAGAAGTTTTTCCAAATGCTTTGTTACCGCTCTTGGCTAATCACTTTAGGAACCCATCAGCGAGTAGTGATACAGATGATAGGCTGTCTATAGCAATGAGAAGGTATAATGTTCAGGATAAAAGTGATAACACGTGTTTTATATATGAGATTCCATTAGGAAGTCATTTTAGAACGCATAATGGGAAAATATTTAAAAGAGGACCTTTAAGAGTTAAAAGGTTTGAATGCTTAGAAGTATCAACGGGTCGTATTTACACTTTTAAAGCGAATGCTGAAGTAGAAATATTGACTCATTATGTTGTAAATAGATAA
- a CDS encoding lipopolysaccharide biosynthesis protein, translated as MGSKISTKQAFLFTAINYIGVLIGVISTVLIYPQDKEMLGIIRFVDACAQILFPIIVLGSTHALINFYPNLTENLQKKLFSFSLLSLGKLALVVGGLIYVGSFFYKGDDIKYVYMGFPLAIAMAYIELFRRQATNLQKLSFPTFFEKIIPKIALPAVFLMVIYTGYTINQAIGYYIIAYYIVAFVIGVYIYKHFKYKWHWNYKDLFQSVSKKEYYSYSLFAFAGSFGSFFAFRVDSLMIPYFISYEANGTYNIGVTLASTLAIPATGVFALYAPIISDLIKRVQLRELNQKYKEVARNLFFIGMLLFTCVAVGIEPLFRLLPTYDKLAPSIPIIYLLGVNVVINMSTGFNSEIISYSKYYRFNLVSILSLMVLNVALNYLLLTQTTLGIFGVGLASLLSLTLFNIAKTYYIYHKMKLWPFDLQFFKLLMTMVLVVLGVFAIPMNIHPLFELCIRVALVLVINGYFIFRTNWVIGIRQVLMKFISKFLKR; from the coding sequence ATGGGGAGTAAGATTTCTACAAAACAAGCCTTTTTGTTTACCGCGATTAATTACATCGGGGTATTAATAGGTGTAATATCTACTGTTTTAATTTACCCTCAAGACAAAGAAATGCTTGGTATCATTCGCTTTGTTGATGCTTGTGCACAAATACTATTTCCTATCATTGTACTTGGAAGTACACACGCGTTAATTAACTTCTATCCCAATTTAACCGAGAACTTACAAAAAAAACTATTCAGTTTTAGTTTACTATCCTTAGGAAAGCTCGCTTTGGTAGTAGGTGGACTTATTTATGTTGGCTCTTTTTTCTACAAAGGAGATGACATTAAATATGTCTATATGGGATTTCCATTGGCAATAGCAATGGCTTATATTGAGCTATTCAGAAGGCAAGCTACCAATTTGCAGAAGTTGTCTTTTCCCACATTCTTTGAAAAGATAATTCCTAAAATAGCTTTACCTGCCGTTTTTTTAATGGTGATTTATACAGGTTATACAATTAATCAAGCTATAGGATATTACATCATTGCCTATTATATCGTTGCATTTGTAATAGGGGTTTATATTTATAAGCACTTCAAATACAAATGGCATTGGAATTATAAAGACTTATTTCAATCAGTCAGTAAAAAAGAATATTACTCTTATAGTCTATTCGCATTTGCAGGTAGCTTTGGTTCTTTTTTTGCCTTTCGAGTAGATTCACTAATGATACCATATTTCATTTCTTACGAAGCCAACGGAACATATAATATCGGAGTTACCCTTGCCTCAACCTTAGCAATTCCAGCTACAGGTGTGTTTGCTTTATATGCTCCTATCATTTCAGATTTGATTAAGAGAGTTCAATTACGTGAACTTAACCAGAAGTATAAAGAAGTAGCTCGTAATTTATTCTTTATAGGAATGCTATTGTTTACGTGTGTAGCAGTCGGAATAGAGCCGTTGTTTAGATTACTACCTACTTATGATAAGTTAGCCCCATCTATCCCTATAATCTATTTATTGGGAGTAAATGTGGTTATAAATATGTCAACAGGATTCAATAGTGAAATAATTTCTTACTCAAAATACTATCGCTTTAACCTTGTGTCCATACTAAGTTTAATGGTATTAAATGTAGCTCTAAATTACTTGTTGTTGACACAAACTACACTTGGTATATTTGGAGTAGGGTTAGCTTCTTTATTGTCATTAACCTTATTTAATATTGCAAAGACATACTACATCTATCACAAGATGAAACTATGGCCTTTCGACCTTCAGTTCTTCAAGCTATTGATGACAATGGTGTTGGTTGTTTTAGGAGTATTTGCAATACCGATGAATATTCATCCTTTATTCGAACTATGTATTCGCGTAGCACTTGTTTTAGTTATCAACGGGTATTTTATCTTCCGCACCAATTGGGTAATTGGAATAAGACAAGTTTTAATGAAGTTTATTAGTAAGTTTTTAAAACGATAA
- a CDS encoding ABC transporter ATP-binding protein, with the protein MIEVKDIIKSFDGTQVLKGISTTFETGKTNLIIGQSGSGKTVLLKTLLGIHTPDSGHISFDGRIYANLTQKEKRDLRTEIGMVFQGSALFDSMTVEENIAFPLKMFTTKTEKEIKMRVDEVIERVNLINAHKKRPAEISGGMQKRVAIARAIVNNPKYLFCDEPNSGLDPKTAIVIDNLIQEITHEYGITTVINTHDMNSVLEIGEHIVFLKNGVLAWSGNNKEIIQTNNEDVVDFVYSSELFRMVREAIRHIGKENK; encoded by the coding sequence ATGATTGAAGTAAAAGATATAATTAAATCATTTGATGGTACTCAGGTTTTAAAAGGAATCAGTACTACATTTGAAACAGGAAAAACAAACCTAATTATTGGACAGAGTGGTTCTGGTAAGACAGTATTACTTAAAACACTATTAGGTATTCACACTCCTGATAGCGGTCATATTTCTTTTGATGGGCGTATTTATGCTAATCTAACTCAAAAGGAAAAAAGAGACTTACGTACTGAAATTGGAATGGTATTCCAAGGTAGTGCACTTTTCGACTCAATGACTGTTGAAGAAAACATTGCTTTTCCTCTTAAAATGTTTACTACAAAAACAGAGAAAGAGATTAAAATGCGTGTTGACGAGGTAATTGAACGTGTTAATTTAATCAATGCTCATAAAAAAAGACCTGCTGAAATATCAGGTGGTATGCAAAAAAGGGTTGCTATTGCAAGAGCAATTGTAAATAATCCGAAATACTTATTTTGTGATGAGCCTAACTCAGGATTGGATCCTAAAACAGCTATTGTAATTGATAACTTGATTCAAGAGATCACTCACGAATATGGTATTACAACCGTTATTAATACACACGATATGAACTCTGTTCTTGAAATTGGAGAACATATTGTATTCCTTAAAAATGGGGTTTTAGCTTGGTCTGGTAACAATAAAGAAATCATTCAGACAAATAATGAAGATGTTGTAGATTTCGTTTATTCTTCTGAGTTATTTAGAATGGTACGTGAAGCAATAAGACACATTGGAAAAGAGAATAAATAA
- a CDS encoding mannose-1-phosphate guanylyltransferase, whose amino-acid sequence MSSNYYAVIMAGGVGSRFWPVSTPEFPKQFHDMLGSGDTLIQKTFKRLSQLIPQENILILTHENYKGIVKEQLPLVADNNIILEPAMRNTAPCILYAAMKIKKNNPNAVMVVAPSDHWIEDELQFISNLQRTFDVCERDSVLMTLGILPTFPNTGYGYIEFNKLDSRPIKKVVQFREKPDYATARKFVQSRHFLWNSGIFVWSVGAILDAFSEFQPAMSELFDQGFEKYNTADEKSFIDENYSMAENISIDYAVMEKANNVYVLPATFDWNDLGTWGSLYDKLPKDNSDNAIVNAQAFFNNATNNVVRTDKDKTVVIDGLNDYIIVDKEDILLIYPKRKEQEIKNVSRYVESELEKKNKSED is encoded by the coding sequence ATGAGTTCAAATTACTATGCTGTTATAATGGCAGGAGGAGTAGGGTCACGTTTTTGGCCGGTTAGTACTCCTGAGTTTCCAAAACAGTTTCACGATATGCTTGGTTCAGGGGATACTCTGATTCAAAAGACTTTCAAGCGTTTGTCGCAACTTATTCCTCAAGAGAATATTTTGATACTTACGCACGAGAATTACAAGGGTATTGTAAAGGAACAATTGCCATTAGTAGCTGACAATAATATTATATTGGAACCAGCAATGAGAAATACAGCACCTTGTATTCTTTATGCTGCTATGAAAATTAAAAAGAACAATCCAAATGCTGTAATGGTAGTTGCACCAAGTGATCATTGGATTGAAGATGAGTTGCAATTCATTTCGAATTTACAGCGTACATTTGATGTTTGTGAGCGCGATAGTGTTTTAATGACATTGGGTATTTTACCTACTTTTCCAAATACAGGATATGGTTATATTGAGTTTAATAAGTTAGACTCAAGACCTATTAAGAAAGTAGTTCAGTTTCGTGAAAAGCCTGATTATGCAACTGCACGTAAATTTGTTCAAAGTCGTCATTTCTTATGGAACTCCGGTATTTTTGTATGGAGTGTAGGAGCAATACTGGATGCGTTTTCTGAGTTTCAACCTGCGATGTCAGAGCTTTTCGACCAAGGATTTGAAAAGTATAATACAGCTGATGAAAAGTCGTTTATAGATGAAAATTATTCAATGGCAGAGAATATTTCTATTGACTATGCTGTAATGGAGAAAGCAAACAATGTATATGTGCTACCAGCTACTTTTGATTGGAATGACTTAGGTACTTGGGGATCTTTGTATGATAAGTTACCAAAAGATAATTCTGATAATGCCATAGTTAACGCACAGGCTTTCTTTAATAATGCTACAAATAACGTAGTACGTACAGATAAAGATAAGACAGTTGTTATTGATGGTTTAAACGATTATATCATAGTTGATAAGGAAGATATCTTATTAATTTATCCGAAGAGAAAAGAACAGGAAATTAAAAATGTTAGTCGTTATGTAGAATCTGAATTGGAGAAGAAAAACAAGTCAGAAGATTAA
- a CDS encoding MlaE family ABC transporter permease, giving the protein MIKSGLTHIGQYFLMLKEIFSKMTKWKVMKELIFKEIDDLIIGSLGIVCFLSFFVGGVVAIQTALNLTNPLIPKYLIGFATRQSVILEFAPTFISIIMAGKMGSFITSSIGTMRVTEQIDALEVMGVSSLNYLVFPKLVAVLLYPFVIGISMFLGILGGWFGGVMGNFVTSEQFIIGLQDTFIPFHVAYAFIKTALFGFLLATIPSYFGYYMKGGALEVGKASTTAFVWTSVAIILTNYVLTSLLLSN; this is encoded by the coding sequence ATGATCAAATCTGGATTAACACATATAGGACAGTACTTTCTTATGCTAAAAGAAATCTTTAGCAAGATGACTAAATGGAAGGTTATGAAAGAGCTTATTTTTAAAGAAATTGATGACTTAATCATCGGTTCTTTAGGAATTGTTTGTTTCTTATCTTTCTTCGTAGGAGGTGTAGTTGCAATCCAAACAGCTTTAAACTTAACGAATCCTTTAATTCCAAAATACCTTATTGGTTTTGCAACAAGACAATCAGTAATTCTTGAGTTTGCTCCTACTTTTATATCAATCATTATGGCTGGTAAAATGGGATCTTTCATCACATCAAGCATCGGTACGATGAGAGTTACTGAACAAATTGACGCCTTGGAAGTGATGGGGGTTAGTTCATTAAACTACTTAGTTTTTCCAAAATTAGTTGCTGTTTTATTATACCCATTCGTTATTGGAATTAGTATGTTCCTTGGTATTTTAGGAGGATGGTTTGGCGGTGTAATGGGAAATTTTGTTACATCAGAACAATTTATAATTGGATTACAAGACACTTTCATTCCTTTCCACGTTGCGTATGCTTTTATTAAAACAGCGTTATTTGGTTTCCTTTTAGCAACCATTCCGTCTTACTTTGGATATTATATGAAAGGTGGAGCTCTTGAAGTTGGTAAAGCGAGTACAACTGCTTTCGTATGGACAAGTGTAGCTATCATTTTGACAAACTACGTATTAACCTCTCTTCTTTTAAGTAATTAA
- a CDS encoding glycosyltransferase family 2 protein, protein MNYIVIMPAFNEADFISKTLDSMVQQTLPPVQLIVVNDNSTDNTATIVQQYANNYSWITLVNKQSEAIHLPGSKVVQAFNYGLDSLAPVLDYDFIVKLDADLILPTNYFKTIANTFAADNTIGMVGGFAYIEKSGQWILENLTDKEHIRGAFKAYRKSCFEQIGGLRTAMGWDTVDELLCRFYNWKVVTIESLKVKHLKPTGANYDKSARYKQGEAFYRLHYGLVITAIAGLKLATKKKKTLLFVDYLKGYFKAQREKQPYLVNEEQGKFIRKYRWQKIKSKLL, encoded by the coding sequence ATGAACTATATTGTTATTATGCCTGCGTTTAATGAGGCGGATTTTATATCCAAAACATTAGATAGTATGGTACAGCAAACTTTGCCTCCCGTACAACTCATCGTGGTCAATGACAATTCTACTGATAATACAGCGACTATTGTTCAACAGTATGCGAACAACTATTCTTGGATTACTCTTGTCAACAAACAATCTGAGGCCATTCATTTACCGGGTAGTAAGGTTGTTCAAGCGTTTAACTATGGTTTAGATTCTCTTGCCCCTGTATTAGATTACGACTTTATTGTAAAATTAGATGCAGATTTAATCTTACCTACTAACTATTTTAAAACTATTGCTAATACGTTCGCAGCAGATAATACAATCGGTATGGTTGGAGGATTTGCTTATATTGAGAAAAGTGGACAATGGATTTTAGAAAACTTAACTGATAAAGAACATATTCGTGGTGCGTTTAAAGCCTATAGAAAATCGTGCTTTGAGCAAATTGGTGGTTTGAGAACAGCTATGGGATGGGACACTGTCGATGAATTACTATGTCGTTTTTACAATTGGAAAGTAGTCACTATTGAATCTCTCAAAGTGAAACATCTTAAACCTACAGGTGCTAATTATGATAAGTCTGCAAGATATAAACAAGGTGAGGCTTTTTACAGACTCCACTACGGTTTAGTTATTACAGCTATCGCTGGTTTAAAATTGGCAACTAAAAAGAAAAAAACACTTCTTTTTGTAGATTATCTGAAAGGGTACTTCAAAGCACAAAGAGAAAAACAACCTTATTTAGTGAATGAAGAACAAGGTAAATTCATTAGAAAATACCGCTGGCAGAAGATAAAATCTAAACTGCTTTAG
- a CDS encoding SDR family NAD(P)-dependent oxidoreductase, producing the protein MKNIIVTGTSRGIGLETVKKFAALGHNVLAISRKVSEELLGMTNVICLSVDITKEEDLKKVSIFLEDNWKHVDVLVNNAGAIVNKPFEQLTKQDFDSVYQVNVFGVARLIQLCIPYMKVNSHVVTISSMGGVQGVMKFGGLAAYSSSKGAVTILSELLAEEYKDKGIYFNVVALGAVQTEMLEEAFPGYQAPITPDEMADYICNFAINGNKFFNGKVLQVSSTTP; encoded by the coding sequence ATGAAAAATATAATTGTAACAGGTACTAGTAGAGGTATTGGATTAGAAACTGTGAAGAAGTTTGCTGCATTAGGACATAATGTTTTAGCTATCTCACGTAAGGTTTCTGAAGAATTATTAGGAATGACTAATGTTATTTGTTTGTCTGTAGATATTACAAAGGAAGAGGACTTAAAGAAAGTTTCTATTTTTCTTGAGGACAATTGGAAACACGTAGACGTTCTTGTAAATAATGCTGGAGCTATTGTTAATAAGCCATTTGAACAACTTACGAAGCAAGATTTTGATAGTGTATACCAAGTAAATGTTTTTGGTGTAGCACGCCTAATTCAGCTTTGCATTCCATATATGAAAGTAAACAGCCACGTTGTTACCATTAGTAGTATGGGAGGAGTTCAAGGGGTAATGAAATTTGGTGGTTTAGCTGCTTACAGTTCGAGTAAAGGAGCTGTTACGATTTTGAGTGAATTATTAGCTGAAGAATATAAAGACAAAGGAATTTATTTCAATGTTGTAGCTTTAGGTGCAGTGCAAACAGAAATGTTAGAAGAGGCATTTCCAGGTTATCAAGCGCCAATTACTCCAGATGAGATGGCAGATTATATTTGTAATTTTGCTATCAATGGTAATAAGTTTTTTAATGGGAAAGTGCTTCAAGTATCAAGTACAACTCCTTAA
- a CDS encoding DMT family transporter — protein sequence MQLNNKFLGFASAIFAAMLWGVSGTFAQFLFTEKEFNAEWLVTVRLLVSGILMLIFGILQKNPDVWKIWKDKKDAINLVVFSILGMLTVQYTYFVTILHSNAATATVLQYTGPVFIAIYLALRLKKWPKPIEFLAIGLAMLGTFLLVTHGDITSLNITPTALSWGIASALALAAYTIMPVHLLNRYSPISIIGWSMLIAGTAMSIIHPPHKLEGIWDTDTYLVVAFIVFLGTLIPFYIFLNAIKNIGPQRASLLACAEPLSATFIAITYFGVQFHTMDWLGSLCIIVTIILLTMIKKKVLPEPEL from the coding sequence ATGCAATTAAACAACAAATTTTTAGGCTTTGCATCTGCTATTTTCGCAGCGATGCTTTGGGGTGTATCAGGTACTTTCGCACAATTTCTTTTTACAGAAAAAGAATTCAACGCCGAATGGTTAGTAACCGTTAGATTATTAGTTTCAGGAATACTTATGCTGATTTTCGGTATTCTACAAAAAAATCCTGATGTGTGGAAAATATGGAAGGATAAAAAAGACGCAATCAACTTAGTTGTGTTTAGTATCCTTGGAATGCTAACTGTTCAGTATACATATTTTGTAACAATCTTACATTCAAATGCTGCTACAGCAACTGTTTTACAATATACAGGTCCGGTATTTATTGCTATTTACTTAGCATTAAGATTAAAAAAATGGCCTAAGCCTATTGAATTTTTAGCTATTGGTCTTGCTATGTTGGGAACCTTCTTATTAGTTACCCACGGAGATATTACAAGTTTAAACATTACACCAACGGCATTGAGCTGGGGTATTGCTTCTGCTTTAGCATTAGCGGCTTATACAATTATGCCTGTGCATTTATTAAACAGATATAGTCCAATTTCAATTATTGGTTGGAGTATGTTAATCGCAGGAACAGCAATGAGTATCATTCACCCTCCTCATAAATTGGAAGGAATTTGGGATACAGATACTTATTTAGTAGTTGCATTTATCGTGTTTTTAGGAACTTTAATTCCATTCTACATCTTCTTAAATGCTATTAAAAATATTGGGCCACAACGTGCAAGTTTACTTGCCTGTGCCGAACCATTATCTGCTACGTTTATAGCAATTACTTATTTCGGAGTACAGTTCCATACCATGGATTGGTTAGGTAGTTTGTGTATTATTGTTACAATTATACTGCTTACTATGATTAAGAAAAAAGTATTGCCAGAACCAGAACTTTAA
- a CDS encoding MFS transporter, translated as MLREASEQRKKIATILAFCSVPLSGFVTDIYLPSFPSMAKGLVVSEKDIQLTLTCYLLSYGISQLFVGTLLDNIGRYKPRLLALLSLILTNLAITFLDDILLICLIRVIQGIAIAVLVVATRAIFIDIYDEKRRTYFLSYFTVAWSCGPIIAPFLGGYLEKLFSWHANFYFLAIYSAVILLFDLWVGAESIPEKKKFNIKETMALYGMMLSNKMFMTGILILGFSYSIIMIFNIAGPFLIENSFHFNSVTIGYCTLILGFSWMIGGLIGKRRMHVPFKQRITRPIIIQMSLIIALLILSQFYQSLLILMPFLFIIHICSGTIFNNFFTSTMLFFPNNAGTAGGLMGGLVYILTSITSFIISSSGVIDTQAGLVWRYLFMALALLMAIIAIRIQATKNAISK; from the coding sequence ATGTTAAGAGAAGCTTCTGAGCAAAGAAAAAAAATAGCCACTATTTTAGCCTTTTGTTCTGTCCCCCTATCAGGTTTTGTAACTGATATCTACTTACCATCTTTTCCCTCTATGGCAAAAGGATTGGTCGTTTCTGAAAAAGACATTCAACTAACGCTAACGTGTTACTTGCTTAGCTACGGAATATCACAATTATTTGTAGGTACCTTATTGGATAATATTGGGCGTTACAAACCCCGTTTACTTGCCTTGTTATCGTTAATCCTAACTAATTTAGCAATCACATTTTTAGATGATATCCTATTAATTTGTTTGATTCGCGTTATTCAAGGTATTGCTATTGCCGTATTAGTTGTGGCAACGCGAGCCATATTTATTGATATATATGATGAAAAAAGACGTACTTATTTCTTAAGCTACTTTACGGTTGCTTGGTCGTGTGGTCCTATCATCGCTCCATTTTTAGGAGGTTACTTAGAAAAACTGTTTTCTTGGCACGCAAACTTTTACTTCTTAGCTATTTACTCCGCCGTAATTTTACTATTTGACCTATGGGTAGGCGCAGAGAGTATCCCCGAAAAAAAGAAGTTCAATATTAAAGAAACAATGGCTTTATATGGAATGATGTTGTCTAATAAAATGTTTATGACAGGTATCTTAATCCTTGGTTTCAGCTACTCAATCATTATGATCTTTAACATTGCAGGACCCTTTTTAATTGAAAACTCATTTCATTTCAACTCAGTTACTATTGGTTACTGTACACTGATTCTTGGTTTTTCGTGGATGATTGGTGGATTAATTGGTAAACGCAGAATGCACGTTCCCTTTAAACAACGAATTACACGCCCTATCATTATCCAAATGTCCTTAATTATAGCATTGCTTATCCTAAGCCAGTTTTACCAAAGCTTACTTATTTTAATGCCATTCTTGTTTATTATACACATTTGCTCAGGAACTATCTTTAATAATTTCTTTACCTCAACTATGCTGTTCTTCCCTAACAATGCAGGAACAGCAGGGGGATTAATGGGCGGATTAGTTTACATATTAACATCAATCACAAGTTTTATTATCTCATCAAGTGGGGTGATTGACACACAAGCAGGTTTGGTATGGCGCTATTTATTTATGGCATTAGCTTTATTAATGGCAATTATTGCAATTCGCATACAAGCAACAAAAAATGCAATAAGTAAATAA